From a single Bacillus pseudomycoides DSM 12442 genomic region:
- a CDS encoding peptidoglycan DD-metalloendopeptidase family protein — translation MKGLKVGILVFGLFFSSQLYAYAEDGRWTWPVDGRISDYFGTRNGKHYGIDIAAPIGTPIAAIRGGTVTKSYFSNSYGNVVFIKHGEYEAVYAHLNKRYVFQGNHITRGEVIGEVGNTGESRGAHLHLEVHKGAWTFGKRNAMNPLFVLNGERDQVVSSSMYIVQKGDTLVSIARKFGMTVHEIKVKNALQQDRIYPNQKLYMN, via the coding sequence ATGAAAGGCTTAAAAGTCGGGATACTTGTCTTTGGATTGTTTTTTAGTTCTCAATTATATGCTTATGCTGAGGACGGACGATGGACATGGCCGGTAGATGGAAGAATTAGTGACTATTTTGGAACAAGAAATGGAAAACACTATGGTATTGATATAGCTGCTCCAATCGGAACACCGATTGCCGCTATTCGAGGTGGAACGGTGACAAAATCCTATTTTTCAAATAGTTATGGAAATGTAGTGTTTATTAAGCATGGAGAATATGAGGCCGTTTACGCCCATCTAAATAAGAGATATGTATTTCAAGGGAATCATATTACAAGAGGTGAGGTAATTGGTGAAGTGGGAAACACAGGTGAATCACGAGGTGCACATCTGCACTTAGAAGTTCATAAAGGTGCTTGGACATTTGGGAAAAGAAATGCAATGAATCCATTGTTTGTTTTAAATGGAGAAAGGGATCAAGTGGTTTCATCATCGATGTATATTGTGCAAAAAGGGGATACATTGGTCAGTATTGCCCGTAAGTTTGGCATGACTGTTCATGAGATAAAAGTAAAAAATGCATTACAACAAGATCGAATTTATCCAAATCAAAAATTATATATGAATTAA
- a CDS encoding ECF transporter S component: MKQKNSVVQMVSVAMLSSIAYLLMMLDFPFPGLPPFLKIDFSDVPALIAAIIFSPIAGVVVEGIKNILHYGIQGSLTGVPVGEVANFIAGCLFIGPAAFLFRKHRTVKSLTTGLMLGTVAMSIIMSVLNYFIILPAYTWFLNQPAMSSSGMRQMIVAAILPFNLIKGIVVTVVFVALFSRLKVWVFAKMKNA, from the coding sequence ATGAAACAAAAAAACAGTGTAGTACAAATGGTGAGTGTAGCGATGCTTAGTAGTATTGCGTATTTGCTTATGATGTTGGATTTTCCATTTCCAGGACTTCCGCCATTTTTAAAAATTGACTTTAGTGATGTGCCAGCTTTAATTGCAGCGATTATTTTTAGTCCGATTGCAGGTGTAGTTGTAGAAGGGATAAAAAATATCCTTCACTATGGGATTCAAGGAAGTTTAACCGGAGTTCCGGTTGGAGAGGTAGCTAATTTCATTGCGGGATGTCTATTTATTGGTCCAGCGGCATTCTTATTTCGTAAGCATCGCACAGTAAAAAGTTTAACAACAGGGTTAATGTTAGGAACGGTTGCTATGTCTATCATTATGAGTGTGTTAAATTATTTCATTATTTTACCAGCGTACACTTGGTTTTTAAATCAGCCTGCTATGTCTAGCAGTGGTATGCGACAAATGATTGTAGCGGCAATTCTACCATTTAATTTAATTAAAGGAATTGTTGTAACAGTTGTGTTTGTAGCGCTGTTTTCACGTTTAAAAGTATGGGTATTTGCAAAAATGAAAAATGCATAG
- a CDS encoding ferredoxin, giving the protein MAKYTIVDKDTCIACGACGAAAPDIYDYDDEGIAFVTLDDNQGIVEIPDVLIDDMMDAFEGCPTDSIKVADESFDGDALKFE; this is encoded by the coding sequence ATGGCAAAATATACAATTGTTGATAAAGACACTTGCATCGCATGCGGAGCTTGCGGAGCTGCTGCACCAGACATTTATGATTACGATGATGAAGGTATTGCATTTGTAACATTAGATGATAACCAAGGTATCGTTGAAATTCCAGATGTATTAATTGACGACATGATGGACGCATTTGAAGGTTGTCCAACTGACTCAATTAAAGTTGCTGACGAATCATTCGATGGCGACGCTTTAAAATTCGAATAG
- a CDS encoding helix-turn-helix domain-containing protein has translation MQLQYTLLYCIKQLNGERTVSSIYHLLKGKRSSQTLQDGNIFHISFLFGIYKSLQRSDYDQEIEHVLHKEWIQNVHENTYILTDAGKEQLETWKKTLSFPQYLHGLHYGDLGELFWKRLSLIIQTVSNLQQQNAKFIPIQQDTEIMMWVKQFLIGIPYTRSELAAGLWKEIHMLLKDTLPIEATIFTYRLTGYERIGYTLKQLAEITNQDVFRIYLLFWGTIHFFIQSVRENEKEFPLLTKIISYPNERADLFSLSTQKTYQLWRQGLSLDEIATIRNLKVATIEDHFVEIALRERDFSIEMFMGKNKIKHVQRIIETLQTRKLRVLKQAVGETVSYFEIRLVLAQMEGVNET, from the coding sequence ATGCAGTTACAATATACTTTACTATATTGCATAAAACAATTAAATGGTGAACGAACTGTTTCTTCCATTTATCACCTTTTAAAAGGAAAACGTTCTTCACAAACACTACAAGACGGAAATATATTTCACATTTCTTTTCTGTTTGGAATATACAAATCATTACAACGTTCTGATTATGATCAGGAAATTGAACATGTATTGCATAAAGAATGGATTCAGAATGTACATGAAAATACGTACATTTTAACTGATGCTGGAAAGGAACAACTGGAAACTTGGAAAAAAACACTTTCTTTTCCACAGTATTTACATGGTTTACACTATGGTGATCTTGGCGAGCTTTTTTGGAAACGACTTTCATTAATTATTCAAACTGTGTCAAATTTACAACAGCAAAATGCGAAATTTATTCCTATTCAACAAGATACAGAGATCATGATGTGGGTCAAGCAGTTCCTCATCGGGATACCGTATACAAGAAGTGAACTTGCGGCAGGTTTGTGGAAAGAGATACATATGCTGTTGAAAGATACTTTGCCAATAGAAGCAACGATTTTTACATATCGACTAACTGGGTATGAACGGATTGGATATACATTAAAACAACTTGCAGAAATTACAAACCAAGATGTATTTCGCATCTATCTCTTATTTTGGGGTACCATTCATTTCTTTATTCAATCTGTTCGAGAGAATGAAAAAGAGTTTCCGTTATTAACAAAAATTATTTCTTATCCGAATGAAAGGGCAGATTTGTTTAGTTTATCCACGCAGAAAACATATCAGCTTTGGAGACAAGGGCTCTCTTTAGATGAAATTGCAACGATTAGAAATTTAAAGGTTGCAACAATAGAGGATCATTTTGTTGAAATTGCATTACGCGAACGAGATTTTTCTATTGAAATGTTCATGGGGAAAAATAAAATTAAGCATGTGCAGCGCATTATTGAAACATTACAAACACGTAAGTTGCGTGTATTAAAGCAAGCGGTAGGAGAAACAGTTTCTTATTTTGAAATTCGTCTTGTGTTAGCACAGATGGAGGGTGTAAATGAGACTTGA